A genomic stretch from Verrucomicrobiota bacterium includes:
- the mfd gene encoding transcription-repair coupling factor, whose product MAYSGAHNDLLDAVGSHPRLHALLAGVTARAGSGVMELLDVSEQAWPFLAAVAARRMADGSRIWFVCRDVRSQEEFASELSVWINQATLFPDLEVPAAGLGLPDPETASERISLLGRLAGGEVLAPVINVSQWEELVPSVTDLTGSLLSLPKGWKGSPGSVILPLEDAGYERSAQVTRRGEFSLRGGILDLFSWQQSMPCRLEFDEDGIVSIREFDLDTQTSVGEIDECHIQLGDTDRPSVRLADYLKSDDLVVEIGWEVTEDVGEGVGKKEGDSSTDQFIPPTKRLLISSAPTLESLDEGEEREVTGELTAFDPIPFASFGAGDFVIDEARRQEFFRQLASWRKEGWRILLLSATEGEAERFRELASTLPDFSSGKNLPEMRIGAISRGFCFPAGKLAVLADAELFGRSASQRLRRLHLRREKQRASRSAIDFTEFEEGQLVVHTEHGIGRYLGLQSLPAADGTEGEVLALEFANDSRLFVPIDQAWQVSRYVGVGKQSPHLSSLGDDKWSKARKAAEKSVFLYAGRLLKLQAERETGQGHAYGPDTPWQRELEMSFPYKETADQLRSISEIKQDMESRRPMDRLLCGDVGFGKTEVALRAAFKALMGGKQVVFLAPTTVLAQQHLRTLRERMSEYPVKIELLSRYRTAAEQREVVKGLADGSVDLVVGTHRLLSPDVIFKDIGMVIVDEEQRFGVKHKEALKERFRLIDVLTLSATPIPRTLYLSLMGARDMSVIETPPPDRQPVETVICAYDERVIRDAIQRERARGGQVYLLHNRIGSIEKVAARICELCPGARVLVGHGQMEEGELEGVMKSFVEGEADVLVSTTIIESGLDIPNANTIIIDRADRFGLADLYQLRGRVGRGRQKAYAYLMLPRDMMMVGEARRRVQAIRQYSQLGAGFRIAMRDLEIRGAGNLLGTAQSGQIAAVGFDLYCRMLRQAVARMKGESSGSGELDPGNQSLLRLDFVAITPEELSQSVRKSESKVKISRCGAFIPTTYLPESKLRIEAHRSLAAASDVAALETIATAWRDRFGPLPQEISHLFVTERIRRAAAAKGITKVETRGERLMLTRRGDFLLMGHRFPRLTASKPASKLSEILRFLEALKV is encoded by the coding sequence ATGGCCTACTCCGGCGCTCATAACGATTTACTGGATGCCGTGGGATCGCACCCGCGTCTGCACGCACTCCTCGCCGGTGTAACTGCCCGCGCAGGCTCCGGTGTCATGGAGCTCCTGGATGTCTCCGAACAGGCCTGGCCTTTTCTGGCTGCTGTGGCAGCACGCAGGATGGCTGATGGATCACGCATTTGGTTTGTCTGTCGTGATGTGCGTTCCCAAGAAGAATTCGCCTCGGAGCTTTCGGTCTGGATCAATCAGGCAACCCTTTTTCCAGACCTGGAAGTGCCAGCAGCCGGCCTTGGCCTTCCCGATCCGGAAACGGCATCGGAAAGAATATCCCTTCTTGGCCGGTTGGCAGGTGGCGAGGTCTTGGCTCCCGTCATCAATGTCTCCCAATGGGAGGAGCTGGTTCCCTCGGTCACTGATCTTACAGGCAGCCTGCTTTCCCTTCCTAAGGGGTGGAAAGGATCACCCGGAAGCGTGATTCTCCCTCTGGAGGATGCCGGTTACGAGAGGTCAGCCCAAGTCACGAGGCGCGGTGAATTTTCCCTGAGGGGTGGGATTCTGGATCTTTTTTCGTGGCAGCAGTCGATGCCTTGCCGACTCGAGTTTGACGAGGATGGAATCGTCTCGATCCGGGAGTTTGATCTCGATACGCAGACCTCGGTGGGGGAGATCGATGAATGTCATATCCAGCTTGGTGACACAGATCGTCCGAGTGTCAGGCTGGCTGATTATCTCAAGTCCGACGATCTGGTCGTGGAGATCGGATGGGAAGTGACAGAGGACGTGGGAGAGGGAGTGGGAAAAAAAGAAGGGGATAGTTCCACCGATCAGTTCATACCGCCGACGAAGCGCCTGCTCATCTCTTCCGCCCCAACGCTGGAGTCTTTGGATGAAGGAGAAGAACGCGAAGTAACAGGCGAACTGACAGCGTTTGATCCGATTCCCTTTGCCTCCTTTGGTGCCGGTGATTTCGTGATCGATGAGGCACGTAGGCAGGAATTTTTCCGGCAGCTGGCTTCCTGGAGGAAAGAAGGTTGGCGCATCCTTCTCCTGAGTGCCACGGAAGGCGAAGCGGAGCGCTTCCGGGAACTCGCCTCGACATTACCCGATTTCTCCTCGGGAAAGAATCTCCCGGAAATGCGGATCGGGGCGATCTCTCGCGGTTTCTGTTTTCCTGCGGGTAAGTTGGCGGTGCTTGCCGATGCCGAGCTCTTCGGGAGATCGGCCAGCCAGCGACTCCGACGGCTTCACCTTCGCCGGGAGAAGCAACGGGCCTCCCGATCCGCGATCGATTTTACAGAATTTGAGGAGGGTCAGCTTGTCGTCCATACGGAGCATGGCATCGGGCGCTATCTCGGCTTGCAGAGTCTCCCCGCCGCCGACGGCACGGAGGGGGAGGTGTTGGCACTGGAATTTGCGAATGATTCGCGTCTCTTTGTCCCGATCGACCAGGCTTGGCAGGTCTCGCGCTATGTCGGTGTGGGAAAGCAGTCCCCACATCTCTCGTCGCTCGGTGACGACAAGTGGTCGAAAGCGAGGAAGGCCGCGGAAAAATCGGTTTTTCTCTATGCAGGGCGTCTCCTGAAACTCCAGGCCGAGAGGGAAACAGGACAGGGGCACGCCTATGGGCCCGACACGCCATGGCAGCGGGAGCTGGAGATGAGCTTCCCTTATAAGGAAACTGCGGATCAGCTCCGTTCCATTTCAGAGATCAAGCAGGACATGGAATCCCGGCGACCGATGGATCGTCTCCTCTGCGGGGATGTCGGTTTCGGAAAGACCGAGGTGGCTCTGCGCGCAGCTTTTAAGGCCTTGATGGGGGGAAAGCAGGTCGTCTTCCTGGCGCCGACCACGGTCCTGGCCCAGCAGCATCTGAGGACCCTTCGGGAGCGGATGAGCGAATATCCGGTGAAGATCGAGCTGCTGAGCCGTTACCGCACGGCCGCAGAGCAGCGCGAGGTGGTCAAGGGACTCGCGGACGGGTCGGTCGATCTGGTCGTGGGAACGCACAGACTGCTTTCTCCCGATGTCATCTTTAAGGACATCGGCATGGTGATCGTGGACGAAGAACAGCGCTTCGGCGTGAAGCACAAGGAGGCTCTGAAAGAGCGCTTCCGCCTGATCGATGTGCTGACTCTCTCGGCGACACCGATTCCCAGAACTCTCTATCTTTCCCTGATGGGGGCGCGCGACATGTCCGTGATCGAGACGCCGCCGCCCGACCGTCAGCCGGTGGAGACTGTCATCTGTGCCTATGATGAGCGTGTGATCCGGGATGCGATCCAGCGGGAACGCGCTCGGGGTGGGCAGGTCTACCTGCTGCATAACCGGATCGGCTCGATCGAGAAGGTCGCGGCGCGGATTTGTGAACTCTGTCCCGGAGCGCGTGTGCTTGTCGGTCACGGGCAGATGGAGGAGGGGGAGCTGGAGGGAGTGATGAAGAGCTTCGTGGAAGGGGAGGCCGATGTTCTGGTTTCCACAACGATCATCGAAAGCGGTCTTGATATCCCCAACGCCAACACGATCATCATCGACCGCGCCGACCGCTTCGGACTCGCCGATCTCTACCAGCTCCGGGGGCGTGTCGGCCGTGGTCGTCAGAAGGCCTATGCCTATCTGATGCTTCCACGCGACATGATGATGGTTGGGGAGGCTCGCCGCCGGGTGCAGGCGATCCGTCAATACTCGCAGCTCGGCGCAGGTTTTCGGATTGCCATGCGCGATCTCGAGATCCGGGGCGCGGGCAACCTGCTCGGGACAGCCCAGAGCGGTCAGATCGCCGCCGTCGGTTTCGACCTGTACTGCCGGATGCTTCGTCAGGCCGTTGCCCGGATGAAGGGTGAGTCCTCGGGGTCCGGCGAACTGGACCCGGGGAACCAGTCGCTTTTGAGGCTCGATTTTGTGGCGATAACTCCCGAGGAACTCTCCCAGTCAGTTCGCAAATCAGAGAGTAAGGTGAAAATCAGCCGTTGCGGGGCTTTCATTCCCACCACATACCTTCCCGAGTCGAAACTCCGGATCGAGGCCCACAGATCCCTTGCGGCGGCTTCGGATGTCGCGGCGCTCGAGACGATTGCCACCGCCTGGCGCGACAGGTTCGGCCCGCTGCCCCAGGAGATCAGTCATCTTTTCGTTACCGAAAGAATCCGTCGGGCGGCTGCGGCCAAGGGAATTACCAAAGTGGAGACACGGGGAGAGCGGTTGATGCTGACTCGACGCGGTGACTTCCTGCTCATGGGTCATCGGTTTCCACGCTTGACGGCCTCCAAGCCCGCTTCCAAGCTTTCCGAGATTTTGCGCTTTCTGGAGGCGTTGAAGGTATAG
- a CDS encoding MFS transporter — protein sequence MGAPIVLLAKDLGANSITLGIIASFTPLMTMLQLPAARHLGKYSYRSFALMGWGLRSIFIAISALVPLLFFFPNDVSLKLLLVSLFFFNLLRGISSAAFLPWVTNLVSAPIRGRFISIDHTFINAGFLIAMLASALLMKGHMEPWKYSLVLWVSAISAGISLFYLRLIPDTKHEETSVRSSENVPLITMMRLAPFRNWILFSLLFVFVGGGLGVFSVEYLKVQAHFSPSLIYGLSAFTFLGPMLILQWMGVRVDRFGSIPFIRLSLLGFSIVLAFWFAMSAGVISPSWWLVLFLNILGGVAMACFQMANGHLWMAVVPAQGKNHYFAMSSVIISFGAGIAPLLWGVLLDSLGRLDVVEGPFHLRRHSIYFLGIFLICVAALITSKILIEPDRHRKGEGEVGNENDGEECVVVAPIAD from the coding sequence ATGGGAGCGCCTATTGTGCTGCTGGCCAAGGATCTGGGGGCCAATTCCATAACGCTCGGCATCATCGCCTCCTTCACACCGTTGATGACGATGCTGCAGCTTCCTGCGGCTCGACATCTGGGTAAATACAGCTACCGCTCCTTCGCCTTGATGGGTTGGGGCCTCCGCTCCATTTTCATTGCCATATCGGCGCTCGTTCCACTTCTTTTCTTTTTTCCCAATGATGTGAGCCTGAAGTTGCTGCTCGTTAGCCTCTTCTTTTTCAACCTGTTGAGGGGGATCTCATCGGCCGCTTTTCTCCCCTGGGTCACGAATCTCGTGAGTGCCCCGATCCGAGGGCGATTCATCTCCATCGACCACACCTTTATCAATGCTGGTTTCCTGATCGCGATGCTTGCCTCGGCGTTGCTCATGAAGGGACATATGGAGCCGTGGAAGTATTCGCTGGTGCTATGGGTTTCTGCGATCAGCGCTGGCATCAGCCTGTTCTATCTGCGCCTCATTCCAGACACAAAACATGAGGAGACGTCCGTCAGATCCTCGGAGAATGTGCCCCTTATCACGATGATGCGTCTGGCTCCATTTCGTAATTGGATTCTTTTCAGTCTCCTTTTTGTCTTTGTGGGAGGAGGGCTAGGTGTTTTTTCGGTGGAATATCTGAAAGTACAGGCCCATTTCTCCCCCTCTCTGATTTACGGGCTTTCTGCATTCACCTTTCTCGGGCCGATGCTGATCCTTCAGTGGATGGGTGTCCGTGTGGACCGCTTTGGGAGCATTCCCTTCATTCGGTTATCACTGCTCGGTTTTTCCATTGTGCTTGCATTCTGGTTTGCGATGTCCGCGGGGGTGATTTCGCCAAGTTGGTGGCTTGTGCTCTTCCTTAACATCCTTGGCGGAGTAGCGATGGCGTGCTTCCAAATGGCTAATGGTCACCTATGGATGGCCGTCGTGCCGGCGCAAGGAAAGAACCACTACTTTGCGATGTCGTCCGTCATCATTAGCTTTGGCGCAGGCATAGCACCTCTCCTCTGGGGGGTGCTGCTTGATTCGCTGGGCAGACTGGATGTCGTGGAGGGACCATTCCACCTCAGGAGGCACAGTATTTACTTCCTAGGGATTTTCCTTATCTGTGTAGCGGCCCTCATCACTAGCAAGATCTTGATTGAGCCCGACCGGCACCGAAAAGGAGAAGGTGAGGTGGGTAACGAAAATGACGGAGAGGAATGTGTCGTCGTAGCGCCGATCGCTGACTAG
- a CDS encoding FtsX-like permease family protein has product MSLSLPAPLFLAARYLKPKRTFLAVITLISVLGVTLGITVLILVMSVMTGFERELQRKVIGFDAHLLVTNNGLIDGWKNLVERAEKTPGVVAVAPFVQGPVIVEFNHQRLAPKIRGIEPSLELKVSDLSKFIISGKLDLGGDSTVIGSELARTLGVHVGDVLTVYSPGNLGEVIEQLDKLKLKEKGSKNTKGGDIDTIRQMVLPTQLTVTGIFESGRYLYDSEFLLVPLHIGQELYGLGGSIHGLSIRTVDANRAAEIREELRRNIPEELSCVTWMDLNKQLFDAIAMERHVMFFLLMFIILVAAFGIMNTLITVTVQKTREIGVLKALGARTWQIVSVFLVQGMVVGLIGVASGLVLGMTLIRWRNEVSQWLANVLGVEIFPRSVYQFNEIPAEIVPTDVALICVSAFVICSLAALIPAWIASRMDPVKALRCE; this is encoded by the coding sequence ATGTCGTTAAGTCTGCCTGCCCCGCTTTTCCTCGCGGCGCGTTATCTGAAGCCGAAACGCACCTTCCTGGCGGTGATCACGCTGATCTCCGTGCTTGGGGTGACCCTAGGCATCACCGTGCTGATCCTGGTCATGTCTGTGATGACGGGATTCGAGAGGGAACTGCAGCGCAAGGTAATCGGGTTCGACGCCCATCTGCTGGTGACGAACAACGGACTGATCGATGGTTGGAAGAATCTCGTCGAAAGAGCTGAAAAGACCCCGGGCGTGGTTGCCGTCGCGCCGTTTGTTCAGGGGCCGGTGATCGTGGAGTTCAACCACCAGCGTCTAGCCCCTAAGATCCGGGGTATCGAGCCGTCGCTCGAACTCAAGGTGAGCGATCTCTCCAAGTTCATCATCTCCGGGAAGCTGGATCTTGGCGGCGACAGCACGGTGATTGGATCCGAGCTCGCTCGCACTCTTGGCGTCCATGTGGGTGATGTCCTCACCGTCTATTCCCCGGGGAATCTGGGCGAGGTCATCGAGCAGCTGGACAAACTCAAGCTTAAGGAGAAGGGATCCAAGAATACGAAGGGGGGTGACATCGACACGATTCGCCAGATGGTGCTGCCTACCCAGCTGACTGTCACCGGCATCTTCGAGAGCGGTCGCTACCTCTACGACAGTGAGTTCCTGCTTGTTCCACTTCACATCGGTCAGGAGCTCTACGGGTTGGGAGGATCGATCCACGGTCTTTCTATCCGGACAGTCGATGCTAACCGAGCGGCCGAGATCCGGGAGGAGCTTAGGAGGAACATTCCGGAGGAGCTCTCCTGCGTGACTTGGATGGATCTCAATAAGCAGCTCTTCGACGCCATCGCCATGGAGCGCCATGTCATGTTTTTCCTGCTGATGTTCATTATCCTTGTGGCCGCCTTCGGCATCATGAACACCCTTATCACCGTCACCGTGCAGAAGACCCGGGAGATCGGTGTTCTCAAGGCACTGGGAGCGCGCACCTGGCAGATCGTCTCCGTCTTCCTGGTCCAGGGAATGGTGGTCGGCTTGATAGGCGTGGCCAGCGGACTCGTGCTCGGCATGACACTGATTCGCTGGCGCAACGAGGTCAGCCAGTGGTTGGCCAACGTGCTGGGTGTGGAGATCTTTCCGCGCAGCGTCTACCAGTTCAACGAGATTCCCGCCGAGATTGTGCCGACAGATGTCGCGTTGATCTGTGTCAGCGCATTTGTGATCTGCTCACTGGCTGCCTTGATCCCGGCCTGGATCGCCTCCCGGATGGATCCGGTCAAGGCGCTCCGCTGCGAGTAA
- a CDS encoding aminotransferase class IV, producing MRKKPVPDFRSWHWNGQSILPHAGGVPLNDRGFRYGQHLFESIAIRNNKALLLSEHLELLADASKRNGFPFTRTLSSALRRFVESVSLSDGMLRIYLTAGEGAPAAPIRTAGCYLTWEPVHFPTDAQLEKGIRLTVLTKPFLGDAWGEKSGNYAAHLKALADALTKGGDEGIVLDAKGRALSCAMGNLLVWMRAKQGIVLCTPPVSRGARSGSVLGWVKKSVPVMERDFRPADLRKALAMAVTNSRLGVMPIASLNGMSLRDPTLSRTLSHSYLEYHGLLRRS from the coding sequence ATGAGGAAGAAGCCCGTTCCGGATTTCCGATCCTGGCATTGGAATGGACAATCGATCCTCCCGCATGCGGGTGGCGTGCCACTAAATGACCGCGGGTTCCGTTACGGGCAGCATCTCTTTGAAAGCATTGCGATCCGAAACAACAAAGCCCTTCTGCTTAGCGAGCACCTTGAGCTTCTAGCCGATGCCTCCAAGCGAAATGGCTTCCCATTCACACGAACCCTCTCTTCTGCTCTGCGGCGCTTTGTTGAAAGCGTCTCTCTTTCTGACGGCATGCTACGGATTTATCTAACAGCAGGTGAGGGGGCTCCTGCCGCTCCGATCCGTACAGCCGGATGCTACCTTACCTGGGAGCCGGTACATTTTCCGACCGATGCGCAACTCGAGAAGGGAATCCGGCTCACTGTTTTGACCAAGCCCTTTCTCGGCGATGCCTGGGGGGAGAAGTCTGGAAACTACGCGGCGCATCTGAAAGCGCTTGCTGACGCCCTAACCAAGGGAGGTGACGAGGGGATTGTTCTCGATGCCAAGGGACGTGCTCTCTCTTGCGCTATGGGCAACCTGCTGGTCTGGATGCGTGCAAAGCAAGGGATCGTCCTGTGCACACCTCCCGTCTCGCGCGGTGCTCGCTCCGGGTCGGTGCTTGGCTGGGTGAAGAAGAGTGTCCCGGTGATGGAGCGGGATTTCCGTCCTGCCGATCTGAGGAAGGCACTCGCTATGGCTGTCACGAATTCCCGCCTCGGTGTGATGCCTATTGCCTCGCTGAATGGGATGTCTCTTCGCGATCCCACTCTCTCCCGGACTCTCTCTCACTCCTATCTGGAATATCATGGCCTACTCCGGCGCTCATAA
- the pdxA gene encoding 4-hydroxythreonine-4-phosphate dehydrogenase PdxA, whose product MKEAVIGLVAGDPAGIGPELLAAALAFFLAQPLPGVRLEVIGDPSPLDTGHPSPTGSLCAIASLEEAARRALSGELAAVVTGPVSKKHLHQAGFEFPGQTEFFATRAQVSNFAMLLTGGPLTVALVTAHVPLKDVANLLSTTEIVRVGGLLAGFLKQRGIIAPRIAVAGLNPHAGEQGDLGDEEQRLIEPAIPLLAAANPDSAFAGPFSPDTVFWCAANGEFDGVLCMYHDQGLIPLKLLGFHDGVNVTLGLPFVRTSPDHGTAYELAGTGKASPESFLSAVRLAAELVIGGKK is encoded by the coding sequence ATGAAGGAAGCAGTGATCGGACTTGTTGCGGGTGATCCGGCCGGTATCGGTCCCGAGTTGCTGGCCGCTGCTCTGGCATTTTTCCTTGCTCAGCCCCTGCCCGGAGTGCGTCTCGAAGTTATCGGGGATCCTTCGCCCCTGGATACCGGCCATCCTTCCCCAACGGGATCTCTGTGCGCCATCGCGAGCTTGGAGGAGGCTGCTAGGCGTGCTCTCTCGGGTGAACTTGCCGCCGTGGTCACCGGACCGGTCAGTAAAAAACATCTTCATCAGGCCGGTTTCGAATTTCCTGGGCAGACGGAGTTCTTTGCCACGCGCGCCCAGGTCTCGAACTTTGCCATGCTGCTGACAGGAGGCCCGCTCACCGTGGCCTTGGTTACGGCTCATGTGCCCTTGAAGGATGTGGCCAATCTGCTCAGCACTACGGAGATCGTCCGGGTGGGAGGGTTGCTCGCGGGATTCCTGAAGCAACGGGGAATCATAGCGCCACGCATCGCTGTTGCTGGCCTCAATCCTCATGCCGGCGAGCAGGGGGATCTCGGCGACGAGGAGCAGCGTCTTATCGAACCCGCCATACCTCTCCTTGCTGCCGCGAATCCGGACAGTGCCTTTGCCGGTCCTTTCAGTCCCGATACCGTCTTCTGGTGTGCTGCCAATGGGGAGTTTGACGGAGTGCTCTGCATGTACCATGACCAGGGCTTGATCCCCCTGAAGTTGCTCGGCTTTCATGACGGGGTGAATGTCACTCTGGGTCTGCCCTTTGTCAGAACTAGCCCTGACCACGGAACGGCCTATGAGCTTGCTGGAACTGGAAAGGCCAGTCCCGAGAGCTTCCTCTCCGCCGTCCGCCTAGCCGCAGAGTTGGTGATAGGTGGTAAGAAATAA
- a CDS encoding peptidyl-prolyl cis-trans isomerase produces MISIRFSPFFLSVAALALLAAVATLPAAEEVINGIAAIVNGDVVTFSQVRELVASQEKSASEIYRGEELQAKIKVMREHAVRDLIDRDLILQEFRKKEFNIPSYIVDDSIHRIIRQEFGGDRTAFVKTLQAQGYTMARFRDNEKDKITVQAMRQSKTSENVIVSPVKIREFYEQHRVSYSTPAQVKLRMIVLKEGASSGSSDASSSPISKKQMAAEIREKLTGGAEFDRLAQMYSEDSTNESGGDWGWVERKTLNEDLAKVAFSLKTSEISPVLPLDNAYYILMVEAVKPAVTKPLSEVQQEIVQKLIQEEKLKTQERWLKELRAKAYIKIL; encoded by the coding sequence ATGATCTCTATTAGATTTTCACCATTTTTTCTCTCTGTCGCCGCTTTGGCCTTACTGGCTGCTGTTGCGACACTTCCCGCTGCCGAGGAAGTGATCAACGGGATCGCCGCCATTGTGAACGGGGATGTCGTCACCTTTTCCCAAGTCCGTGAACTGGTGGCCTCCCAGGAGAAATCAGCCTCGGAGATTTATCGTGGAGAGGAGCTGCAAGCTAAGATCAAGGTGATGCGCGAGCATGCAGTCAGAGATCTCATCGACCGGGATCTCATCCTTCAGGAGTTCAGGAAGAAGGAGTTCAACATCCCCTCCTACATCGTTGACGACAGCATCCATCGTATTATCCGCCAGGAATTCGGAGGGGACCGCACGGCTTTTGTCAAAACGCTTCAGGCTCAGGGCTACACCATGGCGCGTTTCCGCGATAACGAGAAAGACAAGATCACCGTTCAGGCCATGCGTCAGTCCAAGACCAGCGAGAACGTCATCGTCTCCCCGGTGAAGATCAGGGAATTTTACGAGCAGCACCGCGTCTCCTATTCCACCCCGGCACAGGTCAAGCTGCGCATGATCGTGCTCAAGGAGGGTGCCTCTTCGGGAAGCAGCGACGCTTCCTCCTCCCCCATCAGCAAGAAGCAGATGGCAGCAGAAATCAGGGAAAAGCTAACCGGAGGCGCCGAGTTTGATCGTCTGGCCCAGATGTATTCGGAGGATTCGACCAATGAATCGGGCGGCGACTGGGGATGGGTCGAGCGCAAGACGCTCAATGAGGATCTGGCGAAGGTTGCCTTCTCCCTAAAGACCTCGGAGATCAGCCCCGTGCTTCCCCTCGATAATGCGTACTACATCCTGATGGTTGAGGCCGTAAAGCCAGCCGTCACGAAGCCCCTTTCCGAAGTTCAGCAGGAGATCGTTCAGAAACTCATCCAGGAAGAAAAACTGAAGACCCAGGAGCGTTGGCTCAAGGAGCTTCGCGCAAAGGCCTACATCAAGATCCTTTAA
- the lysS gene encoding lysine--tRNA ligase has translation MEQPTPSSSPSSPASPLSELVAVRRQKLQAIRDLGIDPFGGVFETTGTVAEVRDGFEEGRSVSLAGRITAYRDMGKSRFLDLSDMGGRMQVYVNAKEVDETSLAVSAQLDIGDFIGVEGECFTTRTGESSIKVQSLKILSKSLRPLPDKWHGVQDPETRYRQRYLDLIANPSSRAIFLQRSAIVREIRRFLDERGFLEVETPMMQAVPGGAAAEPFKTHHNALGMDFFLRIAPELYLKRLLVAGFPKVFELNRSFRNEGISRRHNPEFTMLEAYWAYADFQLMSVMVEELVCHLAVMLGNKDHQVHHRDGEGNVTKTINLSRPWKRASYHDLIEEAVPGWFALDKAGKIARCAELKLNISHCPEEFEMTQHVFEKLVEEKTIDPCFVTHVPKELVPLARLNDADTSKVDVYELIINGQEISPGYSELNDPDLQRERLEHQAGEEQQKIDTEFLEALEYGMPPAGGIGIGIDRLVMLLTGAESIREVILFPHLKQRPQAAAQDVGSKA, from the coding sequence GTGGAACAACCTACTCCGTCATCCTCTCCCTCATCACCAGCATCACCATTAAGCGAGCTTGTTGCCGTCCGTCGGCAGAAACTTCAGGCCATCCGGGATCTCGGAATTGATCCCTTCGGAGGAGTCTTTGAGACCACCGGAACGGTCGCCGAGGTGAGGGATGGATTTGAGGAAGGACGCTCCGTTTCTCTCGCGGGACGCATCACAGCATATCGTGACATGGGGAAGAGCCGTTTTCTCGATCTCTCGGACATGGGGGGAAGAATGCAGGTCTATGTGAATGCCAAGGAAGTCGACGAGACCTCTCTGGCCGTCTCTGCCCAGCTCGATATCGGTGACTTTATAGGCGTGGAAGGTGAGTGCTTCACTACCCGGACGGGCGAGTCGAGCATCAAGGTCCAGAGCCTGAAGATTCTCTCCAAGTCTCTCCGTCCACTTCCGGATAAATGGCATGGAGTTCAGGATCCCGAGACGCGCTACCGCCAGCGCTATCTGGATCTGATAGCCAATCCCTCTTCGCGTGCGATATTCCTTCAGCGCTCGGCCATCGTCCGCGAGATCCGCCGTTTCCTGGATGAGCGGGGCTTCCTCGAGGTGGAGACCCCGATGATGCAGGCAGTGCCGGGGGGAGCTGCGGCAGAGCCCTTCAAGACCCATCATAACGCGCTCGGCATGGATTTCTTCCTGCGCATTGCGCCGGAGCTCTACCTGAAGCGTCTTCTGGTCGCGGGTTTCCCGAAAGTCTTCGAGCTCAATCGGAGCTTCCGCAACGAGGGAATCTCACGGCGTCACAATCCCGAGTTCACGATGCTCGAGGCCTACTGGGCGTACGCTGACTTTCAGCTCATGTCGGTGATGGTGGAGGAGTTGGTCTGTCATCTGGCGGTCATGCTTGGTAACAAGGATCATCAAGTTCATCACCGCGATGGGGAGGGGAATGTCACCAAGACCATCAATCTTTCACGACCCTGGAAACGTGCTTCCTACCATGATCTGATCGAGGAAGCCGTTCCCGGATGGTTCGCCCTAGACAAGGCTGGGAAGATCGCGCGGTGCGCCGAACTGAAACTGAATATCTCGCACTGTCCCGAGGAGTTCGAGATGACCCAGCATGTCTTTGAGAAGCTCGTCGAGGAAAAGACGATCGATCCCTGCTTCGTCACCCATGTTCCGAAGGAACTGGTGCCCCTTGCTCGTCTCAATGACGCCGACACCTCGAAGGTCGATGTCTACGAACTGATCATCAACGGCCAGGAAATCTCGCCGGGCTATTCCGAACTCAATGATCCCGACCTCCAGCGCGAGCGCCTGGAGCATCAGGCAGGCGAGGAGCAGCAGAAGATCGACACCGAGTTCCTGGAGGCCCTCGAGTATGGTATGCCTCCGGCCGGGGGGATCGGCATCGGCATCGACCGTCTGGTGATGCTCCTCACGGGTGCGGAGTCGATTCGCGAGGTCATCCTGTTTCCCCATCTGAAGCAACGTCCCCAAGCTGCTGCTCAGGATGTGGGCTCCAAGGCGTGA